The genomic interval GCCAATGGGTTCACGGATCTTCCCGTGATCTTCCTGATGACCCTGTCGTTACGTGGGTGGACCGGTCCCAAGGCGAAGCTCGTCGAGTACGCCACCTACGGGATGAAACAGTTCGCGAATGTGTTCTGGGTCGTCTACTACATCCTCAAGCGGGACATCATCCAGTGCGTCCTCGTCGTCGTCATCACGCTCGCCTTCGCGATCCCGTTCCTCCTGTGGCACCCGCTCGGTATCTGGTGCCAGGCGCTCGCGTTCAGCATCGGGTCGTCGTGCACGGGCCAGCCGAACTCCGCCCGTCAGCTCTCCGACCTCTACTCGCACTGGAACTACTATCTATGGATACTCTGGGTCTACGTGCTCTTCCGCGGTTACATCCACCAAACGGGGAGACGTGTGATGGCGCGCATGCGGGGTTCGCGCGCCTCTTCGGAGGCCGCTCTCGCGCCGGTCGAGGCACCGTGAGGCGACGGGCAAGATCCACCGGGCGAACCCGCCGCGCAAGAACCACGTGCCCCTTGGGGCAGGAAGGGGGTCGCGGAGCGTGATGGCGGAGCCGGATGCGATCGACTCGCCCGAGGCGAGGCGCCGACGCCGCCTCCAGTACGCGGGGCTATGGACGCTCGGGCTCGCGATCCCGGCGGTCGTGCTCGGACTCGGGGGCGTCTATAACCCCGGCCAGCAGGTCTCGGATTCGACACCCACCATCCTGGGACTCTGGGCGCTCGTCTACCCCCTCTTCGTCTACCGAATGCACCTGATCCGGCTGTCGTCGTTCGCCATGATCCTGGTGTTCGCGAGCGTCACGGTCGCGTTCGTCTCGATCGTGACGGGCTGGGGCAACGGCATGACGGACGAACCGTACGCGATGCCGGCGTTCATTCACCCGCTCCTCCAGGGCCAGAACCCGTACACGACCCCGATCTACGTGACGTACAACCAGTACGGCACCATCTTCTATCTCGGGCCGACGAAATACGTCTACCTGCCGCTCCTGATCTTCCTACAGCCGTTCATCGGCGCCGGTACCGTTTACGCCGGCACGGTCTACAAGATCTACGTGGTCCTCGCTTGGGCCGCGACGCTCTACCTCGTCCGGAAGAACGCGTTCGCCGTGGTGGCGATTGGCCAGCCGTACATGGCCCTGCTCGCGGCCAGCGGCTTCAACGACTTCGTCGTCCTCCTGCTGCTCACCCTCGCGTTCGTCGGAGTCAACGGACGGCGTCAGAAGTGGGCCGAGATCCTCGCCCTCGGTTGTAAGCAATTCGCGAACGCGTTCATCGTCGTCTACTGGGCGATCAAGCGCGATTGGACCAACCTGACGATCGCCCTCGCCGTGAGCATCGCCTGGGTCCTGCCGTTCCTGATATGGGACCCGTCCGCCTTCATCTGCGATGCCGTCCTCCTCTCTCCCTCCGGCTGCGGAGGTGCGAGCACCGGCGGGGTGCTCCTCCATCTGAACTATTGGGCCTGGCCCGTATGGATCCTCGGAGTGTTCTTCGCCCCACTTCGGTCGTACTACTACCGCATCCGAAACCGGATGAAACCGAGAGCCCGCGCTCCCGTACCAAGGCCATTGGAGCCGAACGCGATCCGTTCCGCGGAACCGGGGCCTCCCCGCTCGCGTCCGGGATCGGTCGGATCGGGGGCCCCCGGCTCGCCCGCGGAGACCTCGGTTATTTCGGGGTGGAACCGGGTCGTCGGCGGGCCGTCGCACCGGCCTGCCGATACCGGGCCAACTCCCGCAGAAAGCTCGGGATGAAACCGAACCCTCGGATCAGCTTGGACTCGCCGGCGAGCCGCATGCCCATCTCGTACGGGACCTCGCGGATCTCCGATCGCGGATGGATCGCGAGGACGTAGAGCAGGAGCTTGTAGCCGGGTGGTGCGGGCGGGAGCTCGGAGACCCAATTCCGACGCGCGAGGAAGAATCCGGACAACGGGTCGCGCAAGCGGCGCGCCCCGGGTAGCACGAGCCGAGAGAGCGAGCGTGCTCCGCCGCTGATCACCCCTCGACGTCGCTCCTCCCATTGGACCGTTCCCCCCGAGACGTACCGGGAAGCGACGACGAGATCCACCGACGGCTCCCAGGCCGCTACCAGTCGATCGATGGTCTCCGCCGGATGCTGTCCGTCCGCGTCCATCGTCACCACGAGCTCGGTCGAGGAGCGCTGGAATCCGGCGATCTGGGCCGAGACCGTTCCGGCCTTTTGCGCGCGCTGGACGAGCTGCACTCGAGGCGTCGTCCAGGTCCGCTCCGCCTCGCGGACGCGCTCGACGGTACCGTCGGTGCTCCCGTCGTCGACGAAGATGAGATCGGTGAGGCGTGCCGAGCGGAAGGTGCCGGACGCGGCCCGGACCCGCTCCAGGAATGGGCCGATCGTGCCGCCTTCCTGGTAGGTGGGGCAGACGACGGTCACGTCTCGGGTCGCCTGTGCCGGGGCGCTCATGGCGCGCGACGGAAGGCTTCCATGACATCGTGCAGGGTCCGAGCGAGGTCGAACTCCGGCGCCCAGTTCGTGGCCTCTTTCAAGCGTCGAGCGTCCCCCACGATGTACGCTTCGTCGGTGGGGCGTAACCGAGCGCGGTCCAGCTTCCAGGTCGCCTTCTTCCGGGAGAGGCCGATGAGCTGCTGGAGGATCTGCCGTATGGAGTACTCGCGCCCGCTCGCCATATTGTAGACCTCGCCCGGTCGGCCGCGTTCGGTGATCGCGGCGATCGCCCGGACCATGTCCCGGACGTCCGTGAAGTCGCGGATCGGCCGCATGTTGCCGATCTGGACGACGGCCGGGCGTGCCCCGCGCTCGATGGCGACCAGCTGCCGGGCGATGTCGCTCGTGACCTCCCCGGTCTTACCGGGCCCGATCGTGTTGAAGATGCGTCCCCGGATCGTCTTCACGCCGTAGTTGACAAAGTACTGGTAGGAGAGCAGGTCCTGCGCGACCTTGCTGACGCCGTAGGCGTGCAGGGGCAGGAGGGGAGCGGTCTCGGCCGTCGGCGTTGCCGGCCGATGCCCGTGGCCGTACTCCGCGCTCGAGCACGCGATGAAGACCCGGGGGTCGGTGCCGAGCCGGCGTGCAGATTCGAGGACGTTCAGGGTGCCGCGGATGTTGACCTCGAGCGTCTTCCAGGGTTCTTTCCAGGAGATCGTGGGCAGACTGATCGCCGCCAGGTGGTAGATGTAGTCCGGTCGAGCGCGACGGAGCACGGTGTCGACGCGTCGCGCATCGGTGACGTCACAATTCCGCGCGTAGTGGGCCCCGGGCACGCGTTGCGCCACGGGGATCGGTCCGAGGCTCGCCGCCGTGGTCGAGATCCCTCGGCCCTCGAGGTGGGAGAGGAGGTAGCCGCCGATGAACCCCTCGGCACCGAAGATCACTGCGGACTTCTCTGCCATCGTCGCCGACCCTCCCGGGGCTCCGTTCGGGTCCGGCCTGTGGGAGGGATCGTTCGGTATAAGGCCGAGCCGTGAGCGCCCTCACCGGGCCTCCTCGGCCCCCGGTGCGGCCCATGGAGGCTAGGTTTCAAAGGCCCGCGGACCTCCGAGCCCGGGACGATCGGATGCCGGAACCTGGTGCGGCCTTCCCCCCGCGCGAAGACACCCCACTCGGTCGGTCGCGGTTCGTCGTGAAGTACGGCAAGTTCCTCGTCGTCGGGCTGACCGGATTCGTCGTCAACCTGGTCGTCTTCACTCTGGTGCTCGATGCGATCGCCCCGGGCCCATCGTCCGGGTTCTTCGAGAGCATCACGCACTTCCTGACCCAGACCTCATCCAATCCGGTCGACAGCCTGATCGCGAGCGCGGTCGCGTTCGCCGTCGCCACTCTATGGAACTTCACCCTGAACAATGCATGGACGTTCCGCACGCGCCTGCGCCGCCGGCACTCCCTCGGCTACCGGCTCGCGCTCTACTTCGGGGTCTCCTTGGGATCGCTCGTGATCAACGAGATCGTGCTCGTGCTCTCGAGCACGACGCTCCCGCCGCTCTACGGCCAGGGCGTCGGGATCATCGCGGGAAGCCTTGTCGGGTTCCTGGGCAACGCCCGCATTACGTTCGCCGAGGCCGAAGCGGTCGAGCCGAACTAGCGCGGCGCCGACGACTCTTCCAAGAAACGCTC from Thermoplasmata archaeon carries:
- a CDS encoding glycosyltransferase; this encodes MSAPAQATRDVTVVCPTYQEGGTIGPFLERVRAASGTFRSARLTDLIFVDDGSTDGTVERVREAERTWTTPRVQLVQRAQKAGTVSAQIAGFQRSSTELVVTMDADGQHPAETIDRLVAAWEPSVDLVVASRYVSGGTVQWEERRRGVISGGARSLSRLVLPGARRLRDPLSGFFLARRNWVSELPPAPPGYKLLLYVLAIHPRSEIREVPYEMGMRLAGESKLIRGFGFIPSFLRELARYRQAGATARRRPGSTPK
- a CDS encoding GDP-mannose 4,6-dehydratase, yielding MAEKSAVIFGAEGFIGGYLLSHLEGRGISTTAASLGPIPVAQRVPGAHYARNCDVTDARRVDTVLRRARPDYIYHLAAISLPTISWKEPWKTLEVNIRGTLNVLESARRLGTDPRVFIACSSAEYGHGHRPATPTAETAPLLPLHAYGVSKVAQDLLSYQYFVNYGVKTIRGRIFNTIGPGKTGEVTSDIARQLVAIERGARPAVVQIGNMRPIRDFTDVRDMVRAIAAITERGRPGEVYNMASGREYSIRQILQQLIGLSRKKATWKLDRARLRPTDEAYIVGDARRLKEATNWAPEFDLARTLHDVMEAFRRAP
- a CDS encoding GtrA family protein, translated to MPEPGAAFPPREDTPLGRSRFVVKYGKFLVVGLTGFVVNLVVFTLVLDAIAPGPSSGFFESITHFLTQTSSNPVDSLIASAVAFAVATLWNFTLNNAWTFRTRLRRRHSLGYRLALYFGVSLGSLVINEIVLVLSSTTLPPLYGQGVGIIAGSLVGFLGNARITFAEAEAVEPN